GGGCACTTGTTGAGAGATAAGCTCTGTGTGAGCCGAAAGGCCGCCAACTTGTTCCATTTTCAACTTTGTATACCACagagtccttttttttttttttttttttttaatgttctCTGTTGGGCTTTTTCTCCACCTGGTTCTGGTTGTGGTTGGGGCTCGACCAATCCAACGGTCCGACTAGGGATTTAAAGGGGCAAAGTCTgattaatcctaaatgaatcgGTTTTTTCTCAAATATATGGCTGTTTAAGTCGGAAATTTTTAGTTAGACAGCCAACAAAGTAGAAAAGCCGAAAAATAAAGAAGGGATTTGGTAATACCCAAATATATCTAATTATAATATTTGGTAAAATAGTTTGGAATAGATATTAAAAATAGATCACCGAATTACTGATTATCAGCcaaattttggaaacttttacaatatatatatatatacacacacacacacatagcAATTAGTTAATTATTGACTACTAACTAGTGGTCTAGTACGATGTTACTAGCTGAAttgattgaattttttttgttggaaaTATTATTTTACCATAACAACTTTTTTagagaaaattaaaatattaacttATGACATTTCGGATTTCAAATATTGCCGAATTACTGTTTCTTTTGATTGAAATCTAATTATTAATATTCAATTTATCAAACTAAAGTATAAATTGGATATTGatcttcaaaaatcaattcCGAAATTCCTGGAATTTCTTTTATTGAATTCCCGTTTAGCAGCGGATGAACGCTCCTACCGCAAACTACATACAATTTGGAGGTAAACGGGAAATTGTGGGAATATTTAAGAAAGCTTAAAAGGTCTTATAGCTACATGAGACTTTGATAAATCGGACGACATAAGGGTGAGCCATTGATTTTACCCCGTGCTATCGTTTGGTACCAATAAAAAGCATAAATGAGCTAAAGCTAACATATGATTTTCCACAAGTAAGGTGTAATCAGAGATGACTTCGATTAATACTTGATCTAGCTCTCTTCCCATCATTTTGCTATTATGCGAAAAATAACTTCAGTGTTCAAATCATCCATGAATATTATTCAAAATTCAACTTAGTTGACAGGAACATTAGCGAGGCGATCAAGAGGTTTTTAATTCAACTTTTAtgtcttctcttttttttctccttttcttccttATTATAAATTTTGCAATGTTCCCTGTGGCAGAGCGGgagtgaaaaaaagaaaaaggaaaaagaattacGGGTACTTTGGACTGGAGTCACAGTTGTTATACCCAAGCGCACGATGCTTTTGGACTTTGCCAGAAATAATAATTTCATTAAGGTTCGAAAGGTAGGTTGATCTGAATCCTTTCGGCCCAAGACATAAATGGGACGACTGGCCGAGCTACATATCAACTTGGGTTAGATGGGCTTAGGTCTATATtcattttatcttattttatttttggtttaaaaaaatattaaagccAGACCATTTGTCCTTTAACTAAATGCCATTATTCATCATAATTACTACATCCAATTTACATATATAGTATAAAATAAAGAGTCTGGTTAATTGGATTTGTTTGGTTAATTTTTTGAATGCCGTTTTTTAggatatacaaaaaaaaaaaaaaattgttcttGAATTTAGGACTTAATCTCAAAAGGAGCCAACATGGTAAAAGGGACGGCCGAAATCCAACCCTACAAATAAAATTACTATTCCAAAAGCTAAAATCTATTTTCGAGGGTGCACAAGAGTGTAATTTCACAAATCTGGAGGGTACTAGCAAAAATTTTCATGACTTGGTCGTGTGCTTTTCCCCAGACCCGATTACCCATTACCCGCCCTACCCCTCGCCCACGGCACAAGCCACTAACTTCCTTTCCAAGATTTTATCTTAATTTCGACACCTTTCTTATAAAACAAGTCAGCCAAAACTGTATTAATATAAGTATACCTAAGCACAGTATCCATCCGACCCCTGTTACTGCGTCTTCAAGAATCTCTGCTCAAGTCTGCATCTCTTCCTCCATAGCAATCTTCTTGTTTCATCAGGTAATAATATTCACTAAGCCTTGCCGTCTCGATGCGtattatttttatgattttcagcCTAGTACTAAATTCTATATCGATCTAGTACTGTTCTATAGGAGTACTTCTTAGATAACAAAGTTGATTGACGTCGTCTTTggagttttcttgaaaaaaaaatacaatttttaGTTGGAGCTTTTAAGCCTTCAAAATTATTCATGCATTCATCGTGTTCTATTTGTAATTCGTAATTCTGCAGATCAGTAAGGCCTGATTAATTTAATAAGGATAATGGACGCTGCAAAAGGCCAAACCGAAGTTGCTGCTGCAGCAACTGGTCCTGCCGTGACTACGTGCCCGAGGATGAAGTGTGAAAACGGTGGTAGCTTTGTGACCAATGTCAAGGATTACTTCAACGAGTTTGTCAATACCCCCATGGAAAACCACAAAGTTTGTTTCAAGATGACTATTCAGAAGGTATCTTAATTCCGTTTTCTTACAGAAAATCCTTGCTTGTTTGAGAGATCTGTTTGAATTCGTCAAAAGCATGTTGATTCTGATAATTTGTTTTATCACAGATGGTTGATAAATTTGGAGGCATGACTTCGAGCCAAAAGGATGTTGCAAATTCTGCCACTCCTCAGCAGGGTTCAAAGGATGGGGCTTGAAGCCCAGAAAGTTCAGACGTTAACAATTTTTTGTTAGTAGCGCTAGCTAGTTTTGAGCCCATAATTTTCTGAATCATGTTACTGATTGGAAACCTCTTATAGTTTACATATTATCCGGAACTTTTTGGTGGATCATCCAATTTGAATGTTTTGAGTATGTTGATTATCTTTGATGTGATGTGACCGGATCATCAATTCCTTTTTAGCTATTATCACTTCCAATTGATTTACAACtacttgaaaattgaaaagcGAGATTTTTTTGGTCTAGAGTTGAAATTTTTACATAGCTGAATTATGGATTCCGGTTCCTCAGTggaactccaattcttgttagAGATAGATTATCACGTGCTTTCCCATTGATGATGTTCATACACATCCTAGGCTGATTTAATTGGTCACAAATTAGCCTGCATTTCTCTTTGCAAACCAGAGCTTGACCCGTTTGTCCAGTCTGGACTTGCAGTCTTGATGGTTCACACATCCACCGGGCTCCAAACAAAGTGATAAAACATTGGTGGTAGAAGTAATATCAATCAAGAGAGACCATCAAAACATTTCTCTTTTTGCTTGAAATACTGATTTCACGGCTTATGATTCTTACTCGTCAAACAAATCATCGCTGCTTTATTTGATCATTGCTTATGAATTTATAATCCTTACCTAGAGAAAAGTGTTTATCATCAAGAACACCTGCATTCCCCAGCTATCATGATTAGATGCATTCTTCCGACTGCCTGAAAATTGATCTGGGAAAACTAGTTCAGAGATTGTGAACTTAATCTCGGGCTGTTGTAGTTCGTTATTATCACTTACATTATAGCAGTTGAGGCAAAGCATTTTTAGTAATTAATACCAGTTAGCACTAACATATGTAATCTGCATGGCTTAATCTTTTCTCTTCCATCACAAGATGCAGTGTTCATATCTTGTGCCCAAATAGGAAGATTTGGAAAACATTCAGATTAACGCACAAAACGCAGGAAAGCAAAATTCTGAGAGATGGAGGGATACATGAGAAAAGCTACTTCTGAACCGTCCATATATAATGTCTGCATCTCTGAAATGGCTACTTGCTAGATAAGAATATTTACCATGCCTGTAAACGCTTCATGACGCATTTCTGGAGGGACTGCTCTTGTATGGAGGAAGGGGAAATTTATCCGCTTCAATGAGTGCAACATCATTCACAAGAAGCTGGTACTGCATCTTTACCTCCTCCACAGTTTTCCCACCTACGGCCTTTGCTACATTGTGCCAACGATCCGGAGTATCCTTGTCATATATTGCGAGAGCTGTTTCGAACACCTTATTTTGCTCTTTGGTCCAAGTGGAGTTGGAGTTAAAGCTGCAAGATGGATTGCTAGATGCCATTCTTGCATAGAAAGCACCGAAAAACTAGTCAAACTTAAGAAGTTTGAGAGTGATGATTAGGATTTGAGGTCGTTGGTTATGATTTATAGTTGAGCAGAAAAGAACACAAGGTAGCAGACACTGGTAAATGATGCATGATGCGAAACTCGGGGCCTTGTGAGAAGGAGAGATTATTAAAGATGGACGGTAACTAATTGACAATTTGCGATTCAAGATTTGCAGAACAACTCATTATTTAATGCTAATAAACATTAAACAAGGCTTAACCTGAAGCTGGAACGTTAATGGAATTGGGAAGAGAACATAAATATGTTGACCAAAAAACGTGCACCAATAGTTACATTTTCTGTGCCTCATCTGTCTGTACTCTGTAGCTTCAGTGTTCTGTTCTCTACTGTAGAACATTAAGAAGTCTCGGAAAAAATGAGCACGCTTAGCAACGGCCATTGTTTTTAGATCAACTTGCCATTTTAAATTGCATTAATTCCTCGAATGCTAaggttttgtttggattgcatttttctagattttttgtagaaaaattactgtagtgatttgatatatgtgctAAAAAGATGATAGGAAAATATGTTCACGAAAAACGtagaaatttttctttgaaaaactgCTGTCCAAACAGGACCTAAAGTTTCTGCAAGCATACGGTTTCGactttcaagtttcaactaAAGATTCCTAGATTATAGGTCTGAAGAAACAGTAGTAATATTCCATTCACTGGTGATTTATTTATTACCCGTACAACAGGTAAAAGGTTCGGAAAATTTATGACctaacccaaaaaaacaaaaaacaaaaagaaagaaagaaaaccatgCCTCAATTTGTCAAAGATTCCAACCCTATGATAGAAATTACAGACTAATTATCTGGCATGCTGCCGCGTTTTTTACCATGCCCTCTGGCCTCTGTGCAGGGACGAAATTAAGGAGTGCGGGCTTGAGCAGCCGTCCTCAAACTTCTTAAAAAATCTATAAAGGCccctgaaattttttttaaacttgtaTATGAAGTCCTAATTTTTAAATCACCAACATGTTTATCATTATCACATTTAGATATCAACTAGAGAATCTATTTAAATGTCACTGGTTAAAATCAACTCTTAGTTTTCTTATATTAGCAAAAGATTTTCTTGGTGCTAATTTTAGGATTCAAATCTTGTGCCTGATAGTTGGGGTGGGAAGGATGTAAGGAAGGATAGGAGGATTAAAAAAAGTATTAGCATAAGATACAAACTTATTATAAAACTAATCTTAGTATATAATTAGTATTTGTGTTATATACTACTCATAAATACTAACTATACAGTCTCTTTAAGTTTTCTTTGTAAAAAATGTCCTATATATAGCAATTTAAGTCTTAGTTTCCTTATATTAGCATACATATCAGTTTTCACTTTAACATTTTTATAGCATTACTAGTCAGTATTACTTCTAAGAGTTTTTCTAGATGGTGCCAAGTAAGTATTAGTTAACAACTTAAATTATACTTAACTTACCATATGATTATACACAATCACAATTATATTTACCCCTTGCATTTAGATGCTTACAAATTAatatactttttttaaaaattcacatTTGAGATCCCTCTTAACGAGTCTTTCATTAAGGACTTGCTATCCAAATCATTCCTTCATTAGATATGATTATTATAACTTTAAAATAAtaacttaagaaacactatatcaatatacaaaataaaacaaaaaaaggtatagttaattaaatattttaatatttattcttattctaaatttataatttaaaaatttatgaTGAGCATCAGCTTATAATCTACCAACTAGATAAGAGAACAACTCAAGTTCTCCATTGATGCCAAGTGTCAAGGTCTCATTTGAGGAAACaaatttcatttctttattttggagaaaattctATGAACAATTGAATAAGATGATGTAACCAACAATACCGTTGATTTAGATTCACTGAAACCTTTTGCAGAAGTTTGGTTTCCATTGGATAGAGTAAAACcttttttctagaaaaatttttttttacgctttttcaaccaaacatcagaaaaaagggaaaacagttttttgaaaaaaatttccaTCGATACAAATAGACCCTAAGCAAGCATGTTTTGAtagaaaattatttaaaataattttttttaaaatcattatttttttaatatgatgtacgttaaataaaaaaataattttgaactCGTGTCCTAGGAtggagaaaaataatttttaatatcATTATCTCTAATATTATTTACCTCTTGAACCTTAGCAAATTATCCTCATTGTTACAGATTTAGTTGGTCATATCAGTGGGTGGGCCACAGCGTAGCACTGCAAGAACCATACTAGTATGTTTATGTAttgtcccccccccccctcccccaacCACCACaaaaaaaagcaaaatattGGTTCGGTCATTGCCTCTGTGTTCTATCCATATTACTAATGGTGTTGAGTGCACAGGTACATTTATGtgcaagaaaacaaaatttgcaTGTactaattttcttaaaattaatCTTGCAATATTAAAATAAGATCATAATCTTCCGATTATGTTTTTTAACTGAAACTAATACTTACTTATTTTAGCTAGCTTataaagaatatttgtaaactcTATTGGTAAGTAAACATAATAATCTTTTTTGTTTCGCAGTACCACAAACCAGATGGTACTTTTCCCTTCATATGTGGTACAGATTGTGCCTATGAGACTAGGATTGTAAAGTAGTAAAGGATACTCAAGGACaatgttaaggaaaacaaccaaaaccaaagaacAATTTTGAAGCTGGATATTCACAAAATATTTGTATCAAGAAAGTGTCAAGGACCAAATCATTTAGTAGTGGCAATGTAGCAATGAATGAATGTGGAGCAAAAGAAACACCCAATCTCAGAGAACAAAGGCACCGACAAAGCCTGAAATCTAAATAGAAAATGGACCATAGGCGAGTATGTTTGAATAGCAAATTATTTATACAAATTTATCTATTTTGATCATATAGTATCTATTTCAGAAAATTGTCCCaaataattatatatccaaacaCAGTTGTTACTACTACTTTCTGAAATACACTCAAGGGAAATATCTTTGAGCTCcgaaaaaaagtaaaaatcgAAATATAAAATAGACCAAAGGCAAGTATGTTTGAATAGCAAATTATTTAtacaaatttatttgttttgatcaTATAGTATCTTTTTCAGaaaattgtcccaaaatttttttatccAAACACACCTGTTACTATCACACGAGATCCTCAATGTCATTTTTTCAGTGGCAATTCAGTGTCACTTCTACATTTATGCCAAGTGttctatttatttaatttgtcatgtgttgtttatttaaatttcttctatTATTACGTGATAAGTGAGATTGACACTGGATTTGGCACTGAGCAGTGTGGCATAGAGGATCCCAACTGCTGTTACTACTACTTTCTGCCAAAGGGAAATATCCTCAAGCTTCGAAAAATGGTAAAAATTGAAATAGAAAATAGACCAAAGGCGAGTATGTTTGAATAACaaattatttatataaatttatctGTTTTGATGATACAgtatctttttcaaaaaattgttccaaaatttttttatccAAACACATATATTACTACTGCTTTCTGAAATACGCCAAAGGGAACTATCCTCAGGCTCCGAAAAATGCTCAAAAAAGGTCCCACCGAGATTTGAACTCGGGTTACTGGATTCAGAGTCCAATGTCCTGACCACTAGACCATGGGACCACTTGATGGTGTGATTTGTGAGCTTCCCTATCCTATAAATTGACAACTCCAACAACTCACCAAAGAAATTATCGTTTACTTTTTTTAGTGAAATTTGGAGACCAAGAAAAATATCCAGAGAATATAGGAAATTAATGACAGCTATTAGCAGTTATTGAAACTTATGCGAATAACCAATGACTTTCCTTCAAAATCATGCAAATTTTGCAAGACACAAAttgcatgaaaatgcaaaaaaaaaaaaaaaaaaaaaatcataattcTTGCCAGCAAAACATacgtaaaagaaaaaaaaattaactttcCTTTCCTTATCCACATTTTTCCCTATAAAGTATAAACAAATACTACCTTAATGAGGTTGCACTTTTAGACTCATCCTGATTTGTTTCTAGTCGGAACAacgtttttaaatttttaaaagttgCCTCATTATTCTGATTCTTATCAAGAAACTTCAACATTGTTTTGTGCAGCAAATTATTAGCgcataaagatttttttttttgaaacaaaattggCATCCACTTTTTCTTTTGgagtacaaggaaaacaaagtagtATTTAAACTCCACTACTTTGACGACGCGTTTCACAATCAAATGAAAGATAGTAACTGACATTGAGCTTCCATATGCTCACTAaaggtgcgtttgataaaactgaacttgaaaactaaaatctagaacttgaaaattaaaatttaaaatctgaattcattaagttattaaattgttaaatattaaatcagATAcgtttgagtgtatatcacattcagaGATAAGTAAATaccttatcacttattttttgaaataaattttgtttaaaaagttcagtgtcacttaattaattcaaatattcaagTTTTGATTATCAAACGCGTTTGAACATATTAAGAtgtgaatccattaaatttaagtgctgaattgaattatcaaacagaGTCTAACACTTTCGAATTTCATTTAAGTCCGACTCTAAGGCAAACCTAGCATCTTAGTTTAGAATTTTGTCCAAGAAGATTAACCTTACCATTTACTTAACGTGTGCTTAAGCCCTTGTGTAAGCATTTCCTATCTTTTGCGTCCACTGCGATTAAGTTTATTTATACAAATAcaaccaagaatttcaaaaccTAATTTATGACTGTTTGAGAACCCccaatttttatttcttatccCTACAAGTTATATATGATTCTGCTGGCATTAGAATCTTATTTAAATAATTTTGTGCCCAAAACTTAGAaaaaccttttcttttcttttcttttcttttttaaaaatgttTGCATGGACAAGTTATTGCAAGATTAGAATTCTGGTTAGACACAAGGGTTTACCATTTCAGTAGCCATTCCTGAACCTCAACACCCACCCAAAGCAGCCGCTAATCAACCATTGCCGCCACCGCCCCAGCTGATGACGCTGATATAAACCCCTTCACGTCCTTCTTATCAACCACCAGAACCAGAAGCAGAAGAAAAAACCACCAGAATCAGAACCCATCATCCAAAGCCGCAATAACTAGTCAACAACTTCTTGACCAAAATAACTACTACCTCCATTCCCTCTATCAACTCCCACATACTCATCAGACAGCTCTGGCCTTTCACAACCACTCTCTCATCCTCCTCGATTCCCACTCTCTCATCAAAGACACAAGGGCTCCGGCACTGTTCTTGTGGTTTAGTTTATGAAAAATGTAGTATATCATGCATCAAATTTAGTACAAGTAATTGaagtttctttttttcacaACTTGCATTTCGACATTTGAGTATAGTTACGTCAATCCCGAAATTATTTCTAGAGTATGGGAAAAATGTGAAAATGTGTAGGCAGGATAGGAACACTCCAAAGTTTTATGTTAGGAAATCATTTAAAGCTTTTGTTACGCAGGCCGTCTTAAGATTATTGTCATTCTcgtgccttttttttttaagagctTATACGACAATGCAAGTAATTTTCTTCAAGCTGATGATTGTTGCATCTTTGAGTCGTCGCGCGCTGTTTTTTTCCAGTTTTGGGCCAATAACTCTTAGCTGACATGAAGCCGTGGTGACTGGACTACCTAGGCCCATGAACGACGGTACAACATTTAGTAGCGTCAAATCCGATAACGTTCTATCAGAAAATCATGACCTCCATTCATCTCTCAGATCTCTGGGGAAATGCCAAAATGCTAAGCATATCTAAGTGGAAATGTCAACAGATTTATAATTAGTGATCTCCGGCACAAAACGACACAAATAGTTCTTTACAAATAGATGCATAATCCTACGCTTTCAAAATAATGCAAATTAATCTCTTATATAAGTAAATCGCACCATTTTAGTCCTAAAAATCCATGTCATAAATGTTTTTAGGGCAAAAAGTCTTCTAAAATGGGTATTGGGAGTAAACCGGGGCAATCTGTACAAGTGAGGGACTAAATAACTCAAATGCAATGTACAAAAGTATTCGTATCGTTTTCCTTATTGACCTCTAATTCACATTCTGAAATTAGTAGTATTATAAGTTCATTCAAAGACTTTAGGTTCGAGTTCCATAGCTTTCTTGATCTGAACTGAGGTAAAGATTGCTGAGTCGAAGCTGATGTGTCTGCAAAGCCACTCTTGACACTCACACAAGAATTATGGAGGATACAAACAACTTTGTAAATATGGACGACCACTTCCTTATTTTATGTATATGTCATTATTGTATCAAGAAAAGAGTACCTAgaccattttttattttactgaATAATAGAACAGATTTAGGGATGGTCGCATAATTACATGAGCACCataaaaaatggagtgaatttTAGCCAATCAAAGTTTCTAGGTTTATCCTTTCTCAGTGTCccaaatgcaaggaaaaagaTAAACTCGAAAACTATCGGTGGATGCTTATAATTAATGCACGCAGATCTGTTATTTCCCTCATGCATGGTCTTATTTTATGTAGCTAGATGGTACCCCTATTAGAATACTTAAAACTTTTTATCGCATAAAAAATGACTTCTTGAAAAACAGTTGAGCATGTTTACCAAATTTATCAAAGGATAGACATTCGCAACGGAACAAAACAAATTAAACCCTCCACCAATTCACTTTTTATTAATTGTCGTTTATAAGTTTGCTGTCTTCTCGATTGGTTTTCCACGCATTATTTTCTTTTCGAATTTCATCAATTGACTTGATGCAGCAGGAAGAAGAGAgcttgatttctttttttttttccccctaattttttggtttcttagTACATAATAATATTCTCTATGGCATTATGCTTGATCAATCCCACATCACATCAGTTTTCAGTTTTAACAAGACGGACAGCCTTGTCGCAGCCAATTTCCCTTTCTTGTTCTCCTCGTCAATGCAGGCCATATACCCTTCTACATCCTCTACCACATTTCTCGTAAAGTAGACAAATCAACGAGCCCTGAGCAAGCAATTATTAGTACTTAATTGACAACTCCTATTGGATCATGAAAGTTACCAGTTACTACTCGTACAAAATCCGGTGTTAGCAGAAATCAGAAGTTAATGTAGTAGTACGACTGGTGGAAGGAGATTGGTGCAGTCAGCAGTTTTGATCATCACATTCAAGAAAAAGGTGCCAAGAAGCAGCCCGACTGCCAGAAAAAGTAGTAGTAGGAGGAAATAATATATCTTATATATTTATAGGTGACTTATCAAAAGTGAAAAAGCAAAAGATCAACTGagcgcaaaaaaaaaaaaaaaaagcagctaAAAACATAGGATTAACTCATTTTTCACTCCATCTCTGTCACTCTCTCGGTCTAAGAtggacaaaaaagaaaaacagctgAAAGGAAAGAATTTCGTGATCCATAGCTTTCACCACATCACCATCACCAGCACACCACCCATGCCACGTAATCATATGGAGTTTGGAGGAGGCTTTGATCGATCATTTTCTTCCTTGATTTCAAACGTCTATTTTgaacctttctttctctcttttctggCTTTTTTCATCTGGTGAAGTCGTGAACAAGACTTGGCCTATCTGTAACATTGAGACGCCAAGAAAGGAATGGAACGCCATTATCCGAGTCACGGTCATCGTCGTCAATGAACCTGAATTCATTCCCATAAGCCGATGAAAGATACGGCATTTTCTGAGCCTGCGAGTGATGAACCCATGAACTGTTTAGCATGTGTTGAGAGTCCGCTCCGCCGGGTACACCATTAGTCCCACTGGTCGCAGCTGCAGCGGATGCCCTCCTCTCTTCCTTCTTAAAGCGAATTCCACAGGCATTACAAAGCGACTGCATTCCACCAACACCATCACTTTTAGCCTCCACAAAgttcaaaataaataaacaaataaaaactaatcgTCCATTTTCACCCTGGTAGTAATACAAAATATATGATTGCTTGATTAATgccaaaatgggaaaaaaaaaaatggcatcTCATCACAACCATTAAATAAAGTCTCCATATTGAAAGAGAAAATAAACGTGCTAGTTGGTCCGTTTTTCACCCTTTAAAGAAACAAAACGAATggtaattctttttttaaactGGTAATTACCTTGGGTCCTTTTGGGCCGTTTCTCCAGAGAGGTGTAGAAGTGGTGTCACAGTTGGCGCAGCGTCGAGCTAGGAGGCCATCGCCACCGCCAGAGTTGGAGTTGGTGTGACTGTTTGCGCGGCTACTTTTGTGGGACGTATGATGGGGAGAATTGGAAGAATGTTTGGACTGTAAAATATCCCAGCAGAAGTTAGACATGTAAGAAGAGCGTCTTTTTTCGGTGTCATTATTGGTTAGACGAGTAGAAGGGGTGCCCAAGGAAAGAGTGCAATCAACAGAGGAAGACGGCGGAGATGATGCGAAGGAATACATTTCAGCCGTTTCATCGAAGGGTTTATTGTGATGGTTAGGCATGGAGAAGAGCATGGAGAAGGAATTGGCTTGATGAGTGTGGAACATCCCACATGAACATGGCCCAGACATGTTTCCATGAGAACCACCATTGCACCTATTACCGTGCATCAtcgtttgttttctttgttctttcttttcttgctgcTGCTTCAATCTTTGGATGGATGAACAATCTCTCCAACTGGTCTTTGAATTTATAGGGCTAAgacaaaagaatgaaagaaataCTCTACTAACTATGGGTTTTGTGAGAATGAGGTGAAAAAAGGGTTGGAAATTGGGAGGGTTAATAATACTGCAGGTCAAGTTTGGAAAACGTTAATAAAGGCAAGGGCGGTACAAGTACGAACAAATAGTAAGTTGAGAGCGATGGGTAATAATCAAATGGaatgggggggggggggggagggaaGTAAGTTGAAGCTTGGAAGGAAGAGCTCGaaatgttatgtgaatatgATATATGAGCGTACGAGagtggagagagagagaagagagagttgAGCTGTCTGGTAGCTTTCTTTTATTTAAGCTAATAAAATGGTGAAATAACAGTCAGCAGCTGCAGCAGTCCACGTTGTCGTCAAATGAAACATTTTTGGAGTCCATGTAGAATATAGGCCAACGAATGTACAGTAAGACTGAGATATACAAAGAggcaaaaacaaaaacagacgAAAAGGGTCCCAGGTTTACCACGTTACTAGTTTATTTCTACTTGCTTGCTTAGCAGCAGGAGCAGCAGCAATAAACAGAAGAAAGACTGAAAGAGAGAGCGAGAATACTGACGGAGACCGGGGCTTTGATCAAAGATGATCGATCAGAGG
This sequence is a window from Coffea eugenioides isolate CCC68of chromosome 7, Ceug_1.0, whole genome shotgun sequence. Protein-coding genes within it:
- the LOC113778518 gene encoding GATA transcription factor 19-like codes for the protein MMHGNRCNGGSHGNMSGPCSCGMFHTHQANSFSMLFSMPNHHNKPFDETAEMYSFASSPPSSSVDCTLSLGTPSTRLTNNDTEKRRSSYMSNFCWDILQSKHSSNSPHHTSHKSSRANSHTNSNSGGGDGLLARRCANCDTTSTPLWRNGPKGPKSLCNACGIRFKKEERRASAAAATSGTNGVPGGADSQHMLNSSWVHHSQAQKMPYLSSAYGNEFRFIDDDDRDSDNGVPFLSWRLNVTDRPSLVHDFTR